The nucleotide window GTTAGACTTGATCTGACCAAAAGATTCTGTTACAGGTGTATCAGTTAATTTGTTTGAAGGAAATTCAAGTCTTCTATGCAGCTAAAGCAGACCACAAAGCTTAAAAGGGCCTATATTGCTCTTATATGGATAAATTACTCCAGCACTGATCTTACAGCCTGATACCTTTTAaatgattgttttattattattttggcttgacaaagccaacatgcCATTATTCTATAACCTTGGGTTAAGTTAGGGTCTTTCCAAAATCCCTACACCAAAACCAAAATATCTGACTCTAGCTCCTTTTatagcttttaagctacatccacTAAACTTGGCTAGGGCATAGGACTAATGATTTTCCCATATCGGACCTTTAAAGTGACCAAAAATCCCAAACTTCAAACTAacctttaaaggattagttcacccaacaactaaaattctctcattatttactcatcctcatgccatcccagatgtgtatgactatctctcttttgctgaacacaaacaaagatattagaagaatatctcacctctgtagctccatacaatgcaagtgaatggtgaccagagctccaaaagttccaaaaaggaaataaagtgagcacaaaagtaatctataagactctagtggtttaatcaatatattCTGAAGCGGTCCAGTTGattttgaagaacagaccaaaatataactcctttttcactgtacatcttgacagcagtctcctttgtgatcatgattttaagctcgattacacttcctatagcgccatctagcactctgcccatgcatcaagcactagtgtaattgagcttgaaatcatgatcgtgcctagagactgcaatgacaagatgtacagtgaaaaaggagttacattttggtctgttctcacccaaaaccaactggattgcttcagaagacattgactgaatcactggagtcttatggaatactttaatgctgattttatctcctttttggagcttttggagttcgtGTCAACATCAAAGATTTGACAAATTACAATTTTCTAATTGTAATATGCACAGCTGGCAGCCAATTGATTATTGTGTAGCAGTCCTCAGTCAGTATACTGGAAGTTGATCTTATGAAACCCTCTCAGGCAGATGTATTTTTTTAGACCTTAGGCAATGGTGGTGATGCACAGAAATATGCATATAATCTTCCTGATATGCATGTTCTTCCTTGAAATGATGGTTTTGCCATTATTTCACACAGTGGATCTTTCTTATATTATGCAATATGACTTTTCATCACCTTTTGCAATAGGATATTTTGAATACCAGTTACACTCAAGGAATACAATTGCACGTTTTAACAGATGTTTGTGTTCGTTGATCAATTAATTCATTTTTGTCTTTATAGTGCAATACCCATGTGGACGTCTTAGAAAGAGCATTGTTCAAACAAGGACCTTAACCAGTGCTGAGAATGGAAATCAAATTTACTCTGTCAGTCACGTAAATACAACAGAGTATAAAGCTAGTCAAACAGATAACATAACAGAGACTAGTCCTACAGATCCTCCTGCAGTGTATAACACTTCCACTCCTCATCCTACACTGGGAAACATTCCCTCTTGGGCTTTCTTTCCTACTCTGCCCACTAtccaaaatgcaacaaaaagtggTCAGCGGATTATTGGAGGCAATGAGGCAACACCAGGGGAGATTCCTTGGCAGGTAAGAGAAGTGATgagttgtgtgtgtaaataaaccATTCAAGTCTTTCCTGTACTATGAAGTAGTGCTGGAATTTTGATTGAGACATATCGAGagatattgttttaaatatacGCTTTAACCCTTCATGCTCTGAAGATGTTTTTAtagacttcctgtttcagtggcatacccaaaattaaaggcttataactcgacaaaataAAACAAGGAGGGTCTGATGTGTGGTATcactttaaaaataacttttcaatttttttttaatgatatagattatgataaattctgagactctcagcctaagaaactactgaaaaatcacaaaatatttagcaaaaaagtTAATGTCACCTGTAACTAAGTAAAAGTTTCTGCTGATACgctaaagcaatcaaaagttatagcattacaaaaataatttatcctagtgtctaaaaatgtctccatgtgtccaaaagcctctccaaacaaatcaaacataataattgtacataagaactaattacacatgcaaatacaacaatgactaaaggtatgctctctctctaaagcatgcagacatgagtaacaagatctcattcagttttattctgtgtcatttgagccatcattgagtctgtgtcatgtacttggtgccatcttctggtggccatatgtaattagagtgaacgatcctctctgctcatatttggatgacttctacctctggttgcagcgatctgaatcctaatgcaattggtttagcgttccatgacacTGGAAAACGTATTACATAAATTCCAGTGAAATCATCTGACCaaggaaagctaacatgtttttagccagatagcacattatgcaCCCTGTGCACATTGTGcctcgtgtggattatctaatgatctatgcatcctattacgttgtgtgtgggtttgctttaaagataatcacctcctttaagtaatggtatgttccgtttatttttcgtgaagttataagcaaaaacgtgacaaaaaagcaaaatctgtttacatgtaacatgcatGTCAtagacatgtacttagctatttctcgctatatttttgtctgtgagtaaaacaaataggctagttgtattctactctttgacagctttccaacgacatatgacacatggctatttgatcagtttgatgtttttatcgattacaataatatatgcagtgcaaaattattaagaaatcatcaaaactgaacacttctggtttgtctgcaaatttcaaagcacttgttaagTTTCTGTCATAATtcatacatgcattgtaaagtacagcttctaagctttaaaatgatacatattttgtgttggtcaagactgtagtttttaatattttaataatattttttgttctCTGTGgactcagagcttaaagggttaagtatGACACAgccttgaaccatgatttgcaGCTTACTAGTTGGTTGTAGGTGGTGTTGGTGGAGggatattctcattctagagagcatttgattggacaaaaatctgtgtagtgcaacatAAGACATCAATATTTTTATccattttcaaaaaagaaaaagtctgTACATTTGTGTAGTCTGCAAAAAGTTTACTTTTTGCTTTTCACTTTTAGTAGTAcaatagcatatactgtatatggcttAACAGACATGGACTATTGGACAGAGCTCTGATTAtgatttcattgggtctttaaaataaaaacccTAATGTGGAATGTTATCAGATTGGGCGACCCATTTGTATGAATCTCTTTTACTCTGTCATGTTGGCAGGTGGTGTTTATGCACAAGTTGAATAAAATTGCTTTTTGTGGAGGCTCTCTCCTGAATGAAGAGTGGGTCATTACAGCTGCACACTGTGTTGAAGGAAAGATGGGGATTTTCTTCATTAGAGCAGGTCAGAGACCCACGACTACACTGCAACACATGATTGTTAATggtattttattaaagaaaaaacatAGTCTCTCAGTAACCCTAAAACTCcaatatgatcacacaggaaatcaacacgCTGCTTCCTAATGTTCATGTACCCAGAAATCGGCCCCATCTCCCATCAGTCATTTTTGTATAAATTCAAATTTTATCACCTTACCCGTGGTGCTACTGATCTCCGAGATGTGGGTTCTAGTCctttggaaaccaggaagtaatcgcctTTACATTATCAATGATGAgtgcgatttggaggttgcatttttcttttaaatgtaaaattttactcCTCtaatggtaaggtttagggttgggttctGGGTTGCAGAGTAGGgttaaaaatatgcattcctgttgacagtATTGCATCATTAACAACTACaattacaacttgcttttggtgccactctgtggacaatgCACATGAAAAACATTTCTATCTTCGGCCACTGGTTTCagatttcggtaagcacagaccaatttcagcagcagaactttaacctcctgtcaccaaattcacattGATCAGTCTGAAAACTCCAACTCTTTTTTTAactgtgatttttcatttttatgtaatatttatctgtttattgtatttatttctttatatttgaCATTAGTAATATGGTTTTGTTTTGATTCTATTATTTGTCATATATGGGATGGTaatcaaaactaaacaaaatttgaatggcacaaaaaagaaaaaaacattgtctCTAAAAAATTATGTCTTTCATAATGCATGAGAAGTTACGCATATTGTAAATGAGTTTGTTTTGCTGCTTTATATTCTTATAGCGGAACATGACATTACAAAGAAGGAGGAAAAAGAGAGTGACTATGACATAGCTGAGTACCACATTCATCCATGTTACAACTCACAAAAGAGTCTCTACAATCACGACATCGCCCTGTTGAAGCTCAAGGGACTGGTCCAGTTCTCCGACTACGCTCTGCCTATCTGCCTGGGCTCTAAAGACTTCACAGAGAACCTGCTCAGGAGCACCCCAAATTCTTTGGTGAGTGGCTGGGGAAGGCTGCAGTATGGAGGCATCGAATCCAATACCCTCCAGAAAGTAGAAGTGCCCTATGTGGACCGGACAGAGTGCAAAGGTAGCAGCACCAGCAGCATCACCCGCTTCATGTTCTGTGCTGGTTACAGTACAGTGCGTAAGGATTCCTGTCAAGGGGACAGCGGAGGACCCCACGTGACCCGCTATCAAAACACATGGTTCCTCACAGGTATTGTTAGCTGGGGGGAAGAGTGTGCCAAGGATGGAAAGTATGGCATCTATACCCGTGTTTCCAGATACATGAACTGGATAAGTAACACCACAGGGATCAGAATAGGACATTTGTCCAATAATGATCAACAGAGCATGGTCCAAATGTTACAAAAGATGCAAGAAAATTGTAGAAATAAGAACAATTAAGAGCAGAATTAGATTTGATTATCAAGTCGAATGAATCAAGTGAATGCTTATAGATTGATGTTCAGTTTTAATTGATTTTTCAATTAGAGTTCACAGACATTTCTGTACAGATTGCTGATTTTACTAGTCATCCATCACAGATGtaacaaccaagaaaaaaatatacactttGTGCTTGTACTGTACATCTAGTGAAGTTATTTTCATACATGATACAACACAAATCAGTATAATGTTACTTTCTTTATAGTAACTCATTCTGTACATAATATACATCAGAAGTGCATGGCTTTAAGAAGTGTACTTGAAACTGAAGTACACATGAACTCTTTGAGACCGCATCTATTTGTTTTCTCTTCCCTTGTCACcacccttttaaaggaatagttcacccaaaaattaacattctctcatcatttactcaccctaatgccatcccagatgtgtatgactttctttcttccgcagaacacaaattaagatttttagaagaatatttcagctatgtaggtccatacaatgcaagttaatggtgatcaaaactttgaagctccaaaaagcacataaagggagcataaaagtaatccataaaacagtggtttaatccatgtcttctgaagtaatccaaacagttttgtgtgaaaatagaCTGAACttttactcctttttcactttaaatcttgacatcaccagtctccttggcgatattgatttcaagctcgatcacacttcctagcgccatctagcactcaaGCAGTAGGAAATGTAATAAAGCTTGAAatcatgtacagtgaaaagggagttatattttggtctgttctcacccaaaattgattggatcacttcagaagatattgatttaaccactggagtgttatgggttacttttacgctacctttatgtgctttttgaagtttcaaagttttggtcaccattcacttgcattgtaaggacctgcagagctgaaatattgttctaaaaatctttgtttgtattctgcagaagatagaaagtcattaacatctgggatggtatgagggtgagtaaatgatgaaagaattttcagtttagggtgaactaaccctttaacaaaaTGGGAACAAGTTAGAcatgcaaatatatttatttattaattatagcCTTTTAACTAGTGATTTAgttttttacattgtttacatCAAACTCAATGGTGTCTGAGTGGTTTACACAGTTAAGTGCCAGAGTGAGTATGTTTCAGAGGAGGTGGCAGCTAAGGAAGTAAAACAATGTAATGGAAAAGGTTATATTGGGCCATACAATATGCACCATGAACCAAATTTGATGGATGTGTTAAAAACtggatttttaaacaaaatattgaaaaaagatTTGTAATTGCTTATGAACCTTATCAATTTCAGCTCAACCTTAAACACTGATTCTTTGATCCGTAGAAACACTTTGAGAACTAAACTTGCTCCAGCATAGCTATGTTTAATCTGACTCaatgtaaaaatgaatataaagactTAAGACTTCACACTGACCGCCTGAATGCAAGCAGCATTTTCAGTGGCCCGCTTGAGGTTGTCAGCTGTTTACACCGAAAGCATTGTGTGTCTactcatgctgtttttcaatagaTTTCCTATGTAAACTTGCACTAGACGGACTTTGCGCTACGTCTAGATGCTTttacagtgtctcgtgcaggaacACGTCAGAGATTGTGCTACAAATAATCAtcatctgtcattttgacagaagaTTAAAGAACGAAAATCATGGACGACTGACAAGTATGAGTTTGGAGAAACATAAAAGTTCTATTCATTCATTTGGAAAGTTTTCACATTACATTTTCTCTGCAATTATATTTCTTGCAGTGAAATAGTCCTGCTGaagtaaaaaacattaaaaacaagatgaaaaaaaagaagatatagGATCAACCTGAAAAATATGAAAATGGAATGTTAGGTTTTGGCACATAGATTATTTACTGATGTATATACTTTCTTCCAAAAAAGAGCCGGAATCCGGTCCAGCATAAAAATTGGCTGTTAAAAACAAGTGCCCAGTCACGGTACACATCTGAGGAGAGAGAAAATTAGTTCTCCATGTTCACAGTCAGTTTACACCCCCATAAAGCACAGTTTGATGATGGTACTTTCCAAGGTTTTAGAGGATCTGTATTACTGTAAAGTTTGTGCTCAAGTCTGTGCTTCACTAAGGTTCTTTATTTCTAGACTGTACTGTTGCAGGCCAAGAATCTTTCAAGGTGAGAAAAGAATCCCTTCTGTTTTTAAACAAGCTCTCTAAATTCAATATAATCCACCCCCGATGGCAGATGGAAATTTAACTTGGCGGCTCTGTTTTCCTGactttatgtttgtttgtgtaagcGTCAGGTGGTTGGATGACAGTAATGGCCTTTAGGGTTGTCACATGGTGGGAGCTTTGTATACATGTGGCTGATCTACTTAAGTGTTGTTGGGCTTCCTGCTGTTTATATTTCCCGTACCTATGAAAGGAAACCAAAGTGCTTTAGAGAGATTTTAGAGCTTTTTCTACTGCAATACAATAGAGTATGCTTAGTCAATCCTGATAACATAACTAGAATCTTTTGACTCTAAAATAATCTTAAATCATTTTGAGACAAATATTCATGTAATCAACATTTCTTAATGTAAGCTGCATTTTCtgaaaatacaataatatatattcatatatattcctatgttatatacactcactgagcactttattaggaacattatggtcctaataaagttccagaCGCGGTCTTCTGCTATTaaagcccatccgcctcaaggttcgatgtgttgtgcattctgctcactacaatggtacagagtggttatctgagttactttagCCTTCCTGTCAGCAAGACTGGCTATCCTCTGTAGAcctatctcatcaacaaggcatttccgcatgcagaactgctgctcactggatgttttttgtttttggcaccattcagagtaaattctagagactgctgtgtgtgaaaatcccatgagatcagcagttacagaaatactcaaactcatgtcacggtcgaaatcactgagatcacatttattccccattctgatggttgatgtgaacattaactgaagctcctgacccatatctgcatgattatatgcattgcactgctgccacacgattggctgattagataacagcatgaatatataggtgtacagttgttcataataaagttctcagtgagtgtatatatatatatatatatatatatatatatatatatatatatatatatataggaaatgACAAAAATCATTAGGCCTGTAGAGTTGACTTACCATGAACTCCCCTCCCGACCTAATGGAGGTACTTCTGCCTGCATCGCCAAGCATTCCCAACAGTGTATCAACAGGGAGTTTTCCTTCACCTCCACGAGTCAAATTCTTAACATGCCTAGGGGAATTTTGAAGTGACATATATCACTAATCTTAGtgattcatatactgtatgttgggtAATTAGTGACATAAAAGTATagaatattttgttttacatcCAAAAGGTGCTTCATTGATTTTCTATTGACATACTGTAATAacactaaggccacgtccacactaatccattttcgtttgaaaactctgttttcagtttcgtAATGTCATAGTTTTTTAATGTGTTTGGTACTAGAGACCGTCTCTGATTTTGGTGGCAgaaaatgctgttccagtgtggatgagaggtgttaACGTAGATTTACATAGGTGtaaatcaatgcattttaaaatgaaaatggataaGTGTGTATGTAGCCTAAATTCTTATGCTAAATTCCAATTCATTTGAATTTagattattaatataaaaaaaattgaaattaaagatgatgtgtgtgcatgtttcatgttaaaatactttctcttatcccatgTGCAGAGGcaacaataagtaagccattcgtaggttgatttccctgaaaagaaTAAATACTGTAgcgtggcactatcaaaacattactctgtttgtttaagcatcttGACCAGCCCAACATGGCAACAATTGCTCaacactgagtatttttgtcttgttttccagtaaaaatatttaaacattcttaaacaagataaatttatgtgagaagcaaaatgacatacgatattatgtcttgttttcagagaaatcgaacaaaattt belongs to Myxocyprinus asiaticus isolate MX2 ecotype Aquarium Trade chromosome 43, UBuf_Myxa_2, whole genome shotgun sequence and includes:
- the f9b gene encoding coagulation factor IXb, which gives rise to MVKIYPVILICGLLLETWLSTGALVFLPRELAGSLLKRQKRYNTGHFEEMMKDNLERECIEERCTLEEAREVFEDQEQTRKFWISYIDGDQCQSSPCQNGGVCKDGMSTYTCWCPIGFNGKNCELEMRKQCNVDNGGCMHFCIVDKIYGAVCDCADGYRLALDSKTCEPTVQYPCGRLRKSIVQTRTLTSAENGNQIYSVSHVNTTEYKASQTDNITETSPTDPPAVYNTSTPHPTLGNIPSWAFFPTLPTIQNATKSGQRIIGGNEATPGEIPWQVVFMHKLNKIAFCGGSLLNEEWVITAAHCVEGKMGIFFIRAAEHDITKKEEKESDYDIAEYHIHPCYNSQKSLYNHDIALLKLKGLVQFSDYALPICLGSKDFTENLLRSTPNSLVSGWGRLQYGGIESNTLQKVEVPYVDRTECKGSSTSSITRFMFCAGYSTVRKDSCQGDSGGPHVTRYQNTWFLTGIVSWGEECAKDGKYGIYTRVSRYMNWISNTTGIRIGHLSNNDQQSMVQMLQKMQENCRNKNN